GCGGGCGACGTTAATGTCGTCCAGCTCCTCGCGGCTGACGCTGACCGCACCCAATTGACCGGCCGGCACCAGAATATCCGGCGCGACTTCATGCGCGCCGAGCAGGCGGAAACCGGTCTCCTCGACCAGTTTGCCAAGGCTGCTCAACAGATGATCGTCGCCGCCGCGCATCATGTGGAGAACACGCGGCAGCAGCGTCAGCGTCGTCCAGTCGAGACGTATGTCGCGGATTCGGGGGCGCAGCACATTGCCGATGAACACCACGTCGCGGCAGCCGCGCCGGCGCAATTCGCGCGTCAGCAGCCCGAAGCGGCCGATGGGGATCCACACATGCGGCCAGGCCTCCACTTCCGGCCCGGCGAAGCCGCGGACCGGAAACAGCACGACCTCACGGCCCGCCTTCTGCGCCGCCCGCGCGACGGCGAGCGGAAAAGTGCCGCCGCCGCAGATGATGGCGAGGGGGCCGGCCGAGCCCTGTGCCGGCTCAGGCGGCTTCGGGCTCGACGACATGATCGACCGCATCAACGGGAACGGTCAGGCGGCGCTTGCCGGCGCTGCGCACGAAATCGACGATGAGCATGACATTCGCCTCGTCGCCAAACTGCGCCGCCACCCGCTCCGTGCGCTCGGCCAGCGTGCCGGCGCTGTAGAACAGCTCACGATAGGCCGCCTGCAAGGCGCGCCGCTGCGCCAGCGTCAGGCCACGACGCTTGAGGCCGGTGTAGTTGAGCGAGCGCAGGCCCGGATGCCCCTCCATCATCAGCCCGAAGGGGATGATGTCGAAGTGCACGCCGCACATACCCCCAATCATGGCGCCCGTGCCGATGCGGGTGAACTGATGGACAGCGGAGAGGCCGCCGATGAACACGTTGTCCCCCACCGTGCAGTGGCCGGCCAGCGTCGCGTTATTGGCGAAGATGACCCGATCGCCGACGATGCAGTCATGCGCCACATGGCTCGCCGCCATGAACATGCAGCCCTCGCCGACCACCGTTTCCATGTGACCACCGACCGTGCCGGTGTTCATCGTCACATGCTCGCGGATGACGCAGTTGCGGCCGATCCGCAGACGGGTCGGCTCGCCCTTGTAGTGATGCGACTGCGGCGGAAAGCCGAGCGCGGCGAAGGGATAGACGCTTGAGCCTTCGCCGACGGTCGTGTGGCCAGCAAGCGCCACATGCGAGATGAGTTTCACCCCGGCCTCGAGCACGACATTGGCACCGACGGTGCAGAAGGGCCCGATCTCGACCCCCTCGCCGAGGACGGCACCGTCCTCGACCCGCGAGGTGGGATCGATCTTCACGGAGGAAACGCTCATTACTTCTGTGCCTCTCGGGCGATCATCGCCCCGACTTCTGCCTCAGCGACGAGCTGGCCATCGACCTTGGCCTCGCCCCGGAACCACCACATGTTCCGGCGCTTCGACATCTGCGTCATGTGGTATTCGAGAACATCGCCGGGCACGACCGGCTTGCGGAACTTCGCCTTGTCGATGGTCATGAAATAGACCAGCGAGGGCGGGCCATCGTCCGGCCGGCCGAGCAGGCAGATCGTGCCGGCGGTCTGCGCCATGCCTTCGAGGATGAGCACGCCGGGCATCACCGGGTTGTCCGGGAAATGGCCCTGGAAATGCGGCTCGTTCGCGGAGACGTTCTTCACGCCGATGGCGCTCTTGTCGCCGTCGATCTCGACGATCTTGTCGACCATGAGGAAGGGGTAGCGGTGCGGCAGGGCGGCGAGGATGCGCATGATGTCGGCGGAGCCGAGCGTCGGCGTTTCGATCTTGCTGTCGGTCTGAACGTCCATGTCCTTCACTGCCCTTGCTGACCACCGGCGGCCGGGCGCTCGACACGCGCCAGGCGCTGCACGGCCATGACCTCGCGGAACCACTCGCGCATCGGCTTGGCGGGAGAACCACCCCACTCGACGCCCGGCGGCACATCGTCCTTCACATTGCTCGACGCGGCGATGCGGGCACCGTCACCGATCTTCACATGGCCGATGACGCCCACCTGCCCGCCCAGCATCACGAAGTCACCCAGCGTGGCGCTGCCGGCGATACCGGTCTGCGACACCACGATGCAATGGCGACCGATGACCACGTTGTGGGCGATCTGAACGAGATTGTCGATCTTGCTGCCCTCGCCGATCACCGTGTCGCGCAGGCCGCCGCGATCAATGGTGGTGCCGGCGCCGATCTCCACATCGTCCTGCAGGATGACGCGCTTGATCTGCGGCACCTTGGCGTGCCCTCTGGCGCCGCCGAGATAGCCGAAGCCATCCTGCCCGATGCGGGCGCCGGGATGGACGATGACGCGGTCGCCGAGCAGCGCATGCTGCAAGCTGGCACCCGGACCGATGGAACAGTTGCGCCCGATGCGCACGCCGGCCCCGATGATCGCACCCGCCGCGATCACCGTGCCGCCTCCGATCTCTGCGCCCGGCCCGACAACCGCGCCGGGATCGACGGTGACGTCGCTCTCCAGGCGGGCCTGCGGATGCACCACAGCGCCAGCAGCGATGCCGGTCGCACCGAAGGCGGAGCCGGGCCGCAGCAGGGCGGCATGGAACTGGCGGGCGATGGCGACGAAGGCCGGGTAGGGCTTGGGCACGACCAGCGCGACCGCCCCGGCGGGCACATGATCGACAAAGCGGGGGCTGACGAGAACGGCGCCGGCACGAGTCGCCTGAAGCTCCCCGACATGGCGCGGGCCATCCATGAAGGCCACGTCCCGAGGGCCCGCCTCATCAAGGGAAGCGACGCCGGAGAACTGGCGTCCACCATCCACGCCCTCGGGCAGAGGCGCGCCGACAGACGCGGCGATCTCGGCCAGAGAAAGCGGGGTAGGCGCGGGATAAAAGACGGGATCGCTCATGGTCGGTTGCCGTGCGGCCGGGGCCCCTCAAACGCAGAGGCGGCCCGGAGAACCGGGCCGCCGTGCAGATTGCCGTCAGATCAGACTATCAGAAACGGGTGCCGCCGCTGAAGCGGAAAGCCTGCGTCTGGTCGTAGTCTTCCTTGGTGAGCGCCCAGGCATAGTCGAAGCGCAGCGGGCCGAAGGGCGACTTCCAAATCAGGCTCACGCCGACCGAGGAGCGGATCAGGTCGCTATCCGCCACGCAAACCGCGCCGGTGGCATTTGATGACCCCGCCGGGCAGTCGGCTTCGTTCTGCGCCGTGGTAGCAGCGTCAAACGTGGTCGCACCCTGATAGTCCCACAGCGAGCCAGCGTCGGCGAACACCGCAGCCCGCAACCCCAGCTCCTTCGGCATGAAGGTGAGCGGGAACTGCAGCTCGGCCGTCGTGCCCCAGTACAGCGTGCCGCCGATGGCATCCGCGTCAGAATAGTCGCAGACGCCGTTCACACAACCCGACGCAAGGTCACGCGGGCCAATGCCGTTCGGCTCGAAGCCGCGCACGAGGTCCGGGCCCTTGAAGAAATTGTCGAGGATGCGCAGATCCTCGCCGCCCCACGAGGTCACGTTACCCGCCTGGCCGCGCAGCATGAGCACCACGTCGCCATAGACCGGGAAGTAGAAGCGCGAGTCGAAGGTCGAGCGGATGTAGTTCACGTCGCCGCCGAGACCGGCCAGATCCTGCTTGAACTCAATCAGGTAGCCGTTCGTCGGATCCGTGTTGTTGTCCAGCATGTTGTAGCTGAGCGTGTAACCAACGGCCGAGGTGATGGCCGGATCGTTGTTCACCTCGAGCAGCGCCCAGGAGACGTTGCCGTAATCCTGGATGTCTTCCTCGTCGATCGAGATTTCCTTCTGATACAGGCTGTAGCGCAGACCCAGCGTCAGCTCGTCGGTCAGCGGCAGGGCCACGCGCAGCGTACCGCCGCCCGTCGTCGTGTCATACGGGCTGTACGAGGTCGCCTGCGTCTCCTTGTAGTAAAGGTCGAAGCCGGCAGCGACGCGGTAGTCGAGGAAGTAGGGCTCAGTGAAGTTGAAGTCGATGCCCTGCGCGTTCTCACCCAGCGAGCCGGCGAGGCGGACATACTGGCCACGACCCAGGAAGTTCTTCTCGGACACCGCGACTTCGCCGATGAAGCCGTCCGCCGTGGAGTAACCGCCCGAGATGGAGAACTCGCCGGTGGGCTGATCCTCAACCTGCACCACGAGGATCACGCGATCGGGCGCGGTGCCCGGCTCGGTGGTGATCTTCACGTCCTTGAAGTAGCCGAGGTTGCGCAAGCGGCGCTCGGCGCGGTCGATCAGCACGCGGTTATAGGCATCGCCTTCCGCCAGATCGAACTCGCGACGGATGACCCAGTCGCGGGTGCGGGTGTTGCCGCGGATTTCGATGCGCTCGATATAGACGCGCGGGCCTTCCTCGACGGCGAAGACCAGCGAGATGGTGCGGGTCTGCACGTCGCGGTCGCCGCGCGGGCGCACCTGGGCGAAGGCATAGCCGCTCTTCGACACCTCGATCGTAGCGTTCTCGACCGACTTCTCGACCAGCTCGGCGTTGTAGACCTGGCCCTTCTGCACGCGCAGCGCCGCGCGGATCCGGGCCGGATCGACGTCCTTGATGTTGGAGACGACGTCCACCGTGCCGACGCGGTACTGCGGGCCCTCGTCGATGACATAGGTCAGCACGAAGCCGTTCTTGCCGCGGTCGAGATCCGCCGTCACCGAGACGATGCGGAAATCGGCATAGCCGTGCCGCAGATAGAACCGGCGCAGCAGTTCCTGGTCGGAATTGATGCGGTCGACATCATAGACGTCGGTATTCTTGATCCAGGACAGCCAGTTGGTCTCGGTCGTCGTCAGCTCTTCCTTGAGCTTGTACTCGGAGAAGGCCTTGTTGCCGACGAAGACGATACCGGCGACGCCGAGCTTCTCGCCTTCGGTGATCTCGAAGACGAGGTCGACACGGCCCTGCCCGCGCTCGATGGTCTTCGGCACGACCTTCACATCGTAGCGGCCCGAGCGGCGGTAGAGTTCGATGATGCGCTGGGTGTCGGCCTGCACCGTGGTCTTGGAGAACGGCGCGCGGGCCTTGGACTGAACCTCGCTGGCGAGCTGCTCGTCCTTGATCTTGCGATTGCCCTCAAACGCCACGCGGTTGATGACCTCGTTCTCGGTCACGCGCACCACGAGGCGATTGCCGCTGCGGCTGACATTGACGTCCGAGAACAGACCGGTCGCGTAGAGCGCCTTCAGCCCCTCGTCGATCTTGGCCGGCGTCAACGCCTCGCCCGGCTTCGACGCGAAATAGGACCGGATCGTCTCCGCATCCACACGCTGATTACCCTCAACGACAATGGAACTTGCAGTCTGAGCGACCGCAGCCACAGGCGCGACGACCGTTCCGGCAACCCCCGCGACAGCCATCAGTGCAACAACACTGGCGACCGACGCCAACTTACTCACGAACCGGAAACTACCAGCCATTTGGTGCGCAACCTTACCGTTGTTCTGACATCACGCCGGCCGCGGCCGCAGCTCGGCATGATCTTCACCCTGCGACCCCGCTTGTACAGACTTTTGGCAAGCCTGCAAACCGAGCCACCCCGACACCCACGCCTTTTCCGCACGGCGTGGCCCGAGGGCAACGCCGCAGCGGAAGCAGCTTAAGACTTTGAAATAGTGAGAATATCGTTCCACGTTGCAAAGATCATCAGCATCAACACCAGCGCCAATCCAATGCGGAAACCCACCTCCTGCGCCCGCTCGCTGAGCGGACGGCCGCGCAGCGCCTCGATGGCGTAGAAGAGCAGGTGCCCCCCGTCCAGCAACGGTACGGGAAAGAGGTTAAGAAGACCGATCGAAACCGACAGAACCGCCGCAAGCTGCAGCAGCGCCGCGACGCCGAAGGTCGCGACCTGGCCGGAAACCTGCGCAATTCGGATCGGCCCACCGAGTTGGTCCGCTGATTCCCGGCCCGTCACCACGCCACCGAGATAGCTGAAGGTGCGGTCGACGATGAACCACACTTCCTTGCTGGCCATGCCGACCGCCGCCACGGGGCCGAATCGCTCGGTCTTCACCTCGCCACTGCCCGTCGAGCGGGCGATTCCGAGAACGCCGAGTCGATGGACATTGCCGAAGCTGTCCGTCACCTCGCGCCGGTCGGGCGTCGCGGTGAGCGTTAGGCGCTGGCCGCCGCGCTCGATCTCGACGGCGAGCGGCTGATCGGCACTGGCGCTGACAATGCGCTGCATGTCGCCGAAGGTTTCGATCTTGGCGCCGTCAATCGACAGGATGAGATCGTTCGGCTGGAAGCCGGCGCGCTCAGCGGCGCTGCCGGCCTGTACGGTGTCGACCTGCGGCACGGTCACCTGCCGCCCGACCGTCATGAACAGCCCGGCGAAGATGACGATGGCGAGAATGAAATTGGCGATCGGCCCGGCGGCCACGATGGCCGCGCGCGCCGCGACCGGCTTGTGGAAGAAGCTCTCACGCCGGTCCGTCTCGCTCATGCCGGCAAGCGTCTCGCGGTCCGGGGTCGAGGCGGCGTTGTCATCGCCGAGAAACTTCACATAGCCGCCGAGCGGAATGACGGACAGCTTCCAGCGCGTGCCGTGACGGTCGTAGAAGCCGGCAATTTCCGGCCCGAAACCCACGGAGAACGCCACAACGCGCACCCCCGCGCGCCGGGCGACCCAGAAGTGGCCGAGCTCATGGAAGAAAACCACGATGGTCAGCACGAACAGAAAAGGGATCACATAGCCGAGGAGCCAGCTTGCGGTGCCGCCCATCGAGGCGAGAAATTCCATGGTTCAGTTCCCAAAACCGGCACGGGGACAAAGGCGCCGCGTCACACAGGAGGATGGTTGAAGGCGAAGTTGGGCGAAAGTCCGTATGCCGTCAAAATCCGGCACGATTCCCGCCGGCATCACCACGCCAGAAGGCCGAGCGCCGGGGCGGTGGGATCGCGCAGCAGGCCAAGAGCCAGCGCGAAAGCGCCGGCAGCGATGAAGCCATCCAGCCGGTCCATCAGCCCACCATGGCCGGGAATGAGCGCGCTGGAATCCTTCACGCCAAACCGGCGCTTCATCGACGATTCGAAGAGATCGCCCGCCTGGCTCACCACGCTCGCGAGAAAAGCCGCCGGAGCGGCGAGCAGCGCGGAGGAGAGCCCACCGACATAAAGCGTCAGCATTCCTGCGGCCATGCCGAAAACCGCGCCGCCAATGGCACCCGACCAGGTCTTGTTCGGGCTGACGCGCGGCCAGAGCTTCGGCCCGCCGATCAGGCGACCGCAAAAGTAGGCGGCGATGTCGGTGCTCCAGACGACGGCGAACAGCCAGACGATGCTGAGCAGCCCGATCACCGGCTCGGCCCGCAGCATCAGCGCCGGCAAGGCGAGCGCGGCGGCGTAGAGCACGCCGAAAGGTGTCCAGAGCCGCAGCCGGCGCCCGCCCCGTGCAATCAGCGCGACGGCCACCATGCCGACGATGACAAGGGCGGAGGCGGCGGAGAGCGGGCGGATCGCCAGCATCAGCACCGCCCCAATCAACGCGAGCGAACCGACGATCAGCAGCGCGCGCTTGGGCTTGGCGCCGATCACGGTGAGCCATTCCCAGAAGACCAGCAGAGCGGTGATCAGCACCACCAAGGTGAACGGCCAGTGGCCCCACAGGCAGACAGCGAGGACAAGGGGAGCGAGTACCAGCGCCGAAATCAGCCTGGGACGGAAATCGGCACCGATCCGCACCAGCTCAATATCCCCTGGGCTCGATGCCACCGAAGCGCCGCTCGCGCCGGCCATATTCCGTCAACGCCCGCTCCAGCCAGCCCTTGTCGAAATCCGGCCAAAGCACGGGCAGGAACACCAGCTCGGCATAGGCAGCCTGCCAGAGCAGGAAGTTGGACAAACGCTGCTCGCCACTCGTGCGGATGACCAGATCGAGCGCCGGCAGGCCCGCCGTGTCGAGCTCGGCGGCGAGGCTGTCGGCCGTCACGTCCTCCGCGCGCAGCTCGCCGGCCGCCACCTTGGCGGCAAGGCTGCGGGCGGCGCGGGCGATCTCGTTACGCGAGCCATAGTTGAAGGCGACGGTGAGGCACAGGCCGGTATTGGCGCGGGTCAGCGCCTGCGTCTCATAGAGCAGATCCTGCACCTCGGAATCGCCGGGATGTCCCTCGCCGATGATCCGAACCCGGACATTATTAGCGTGAAGGTCGCGCAGATCCGAGCGGATGAAGCGCTTGAGCAGCCCCATCAGCTCCGTCACCTCCGCCTCGGGGCGCGACCAGTTCTCGCTGGAGAAACTGTAGAGCGTGATCGCCTCGAGACCGATCTCACGGGCTGCCGTTACCGTGCGCCGCACCGCCTCGACGCCGCGCCGGTGCCCTTCGAAGCGCGGCATGCCATGCGCCTTCGCCCAGCGGCCATTGCCATCCATGATGATGGCGACATGGCGCGGAAGCGCCGCGCTGCCGAGCGCGACGTCCTGCTTGTCCGTCCGGGAAGAGCTGCCGATCGACAACCCGAATTTGGCGATATTCACGGAGCCCCCCTCCTCTGCCGCGGGTGGCGTGGCCGCTAGATGGCGAGGATTTCCTTTTCCTTCGCCGCGACAACCTGGTCGATCTCCGCGATCGACTGGTCCGTCGCCTTCTGCACCTGATCGGCGAGCCGGTCGAGATCGTCCGAGCTCATATCGCCGTCCTTCTCGGCCTTCTTGAGGCCATCGAGGCCGTCGCGGCGCACATGACGCACCGAAACACGCGCGGCTTCGGCATATTTATGCGCCACCTTGACCAGTTCCTGGCGACGCTCCTGCGTCAGCTCAGGAATGCGCACGCGCAGAACCTGGCCCTCGGTCTGCGGGTTGAGGCCGAGATTCGAATCGCGAATGGCCTTCTCGACCGCCGCCACCATGCCGCGATCCCACACCTGAACCGAGAGCATGCGCGGCTCGGGAACGTTCACCGAAGCGACCTGATTGAGCGGCATGTGGCTGCCATAGGCATCGACCTGGATCGGCTCCAGCAGGCTCGCCGAGGCGCGGCCGGTGCGCAGGCCACCGAGTTCAGTCTTGAGAACGCCAATGGCGCCCTGCATGCGACGCTTCAGATCGGCAATATCAGTCGGATCAGTGCTCATGCGGACCTCTTCTACTCATCTGCCGGGCGCTGAGGCCTGGCGGGGGCGCCGGAACCGGTGCCGCGAAACGGGTCGGCGGCTATATCGAATGGAACGGCGCGCGTGGCAAGCGATTACGCCCGCCCTCCGGGAAGGACAAGCAATTACGGTGCTACGGTGGTCGAGCGGCCCTCCCCGCGCAGCGCAGCGGCAATCGCGCCCGGCTCGCGGATCGAGAAGACGATGATCGGCAGCTTGGCCTCGCGCGCTAGCGCGAAGGCGGCGGCGTCCATCACCTTCAGATCTTTGGCCAGCGCCTCGTCATGGGTCAGCCGGTCATAGCGGGTCGCGGACGGGTCGCGCTTGGGGTCGGCGGTGTAGACGCCATCCACATTGGTCGCCTTCATCACCGCGTCGCATTCAAGCTCGGCGGCGCGCAGCACGGCGCCGGTGTCCGTGGTGAAATAGGGATTGCCGGTGCCGCCGGCGAGCAGAACGACGCGGCCGCGATCGAGATGGCGCGAGGCGGTCTGGCGGGCATAGGGCTCGCAGATGGTCGGCATGGGAATGGCGGACAGCGTGCGGGCCGGGCAACCGGCGGCCTCGACCGCCTTCTCCAGCGCCAGCGCGTTCATCACCGTGGCCAGCATGCCCATATGGTCCGCCGTGGCGCGGTCGAGCCCCTGGCCAGCGACGCTGGCGCCGCGCAGGATGTTGCCGCCACCGACGACGACGGCGATCTGCGCCCCCGTGCTGCGGGCCTCGACCAGATCGGCGGCGATGCTCTCAATGGTCGGCCAGTGCAGGCCGAAGGCTTCGCTTCCCATCAACGCCTCCCCCGACACCTTCACCAGTACACGCGTGTAAGCGAGCTCGTTGGTTTCAGCGGGAGCGGACATGAAGCACCTCGGCTTGCGCGATTCGGGAGGGCGCAGACAGTAAAACACGCCGGACAGCCCTTGGGCGGTCCGGCGTGCGTTATCAACGGTAGACTTGAAATCAGGCGCCGGCGGCCGCCGCGACCTCAGCCGCGAAGTCGCTTTCCTGCTTCTCGACGCCCTCGCCGAGACCGAAGCGGACGAAAGCCACGAGCTTGATCGGCGCGCCGGCCTTGCCCTCGGTCTCCTTGACCGCCTGGGCGACCGTCTTGGACGGGTCGTGGATGAAGGCCTGCTCGACGAGCGTGACTTCCTTGTAGAAGGTCTTCAGGCCGCTCTCGACGATCTTCTCGACCACGTTGTCCGGCTTGCCGGAGGCCTTGGCCTTCTCGGCGAGCACGCCCTTCTCACGGGCAACGACGTCAGCGTCGATGCCGGCGGCGTCGAGCGCCTGCGGGTTGGCGGCCGCGACATGCATGGCGATCTGGCGGCCGAGGCCGGCCAGCACGTCCTTGTCGCCGGTCGATTCGAGCGCGACGAGCACGCCGATCTTGCCGAGGCCCTCGCCCACCGAGCCGTGGACGTAGGAGCTGACGACGCCCTGCGCGACTTCGAGCGAAGCGGCGCGGCGCAGCGTCATGTTCTCGCCGATGGTGGCGATGGCGGTCGAGATGGCTTCCTCGACCTTGCCACCGGCCGGATAGTCGCTGGCCTTGATGGTCTCGACGTCGGCGCCGGCGGTCAGGGCCACCTTGGCGATGTTCACGACGAGCTGCTGGAACTGCTCGTTGCGCGCCACGAAGTCGGTCTCGGAGTTGACCTCGACGAGCACGCCCTTGGTGCCTTCGATGGCGAGGCCGATGAGGCCCTCGGCGGCCACGCGGCCGGCCTTCTTGGCGGCCTTGGCGAGGCCCTTCTTGCGCAGCCAGTCGATGGCGGCCTCGATGTCGCCTTCGACCTCGTTCAGCGCGGCCTTGCAGTCCATCATGCCGGCGCCGGTCTTGTCGCGCAGCTCCTTCACCATGCCCGCGGTGATGTTGGCCATGTTCGATCCCTCGATCTCAACTGTCATTTGACGACACGGCCGGCCGGAGGGTTCCGGGCCGGCCGTGCGATGCAATGCTTGGCGTCAGATCATGACGCCGTCGCGAAGGCGGGTCACTCGACCTCGGCGGTCAGTTCCTTGGCCTGCGCCACCCAGCCATCGACGCGGCCCGGCAGGCCGACTTCCTCGCCCAGACGGTGGGCGTCGTCGGCGTTGAGGCCGGCAATCTGCGCGAAGTGGAAGATGCCGAGGTCGGTCAGCTTCTTCTCGATCACGGGGGACACGCCGGTGAGCTTCTTCAGGTCGTCGGCGATGCCGCGCGGACCGGAGAGCGGCTCGAGGCTGGTCCATAGGGTCTCAGCCGGCAGATCCTCGACGAGCGGAGCCTCGGAGGCGCCAAGGTCGATGCCGAAGTCGCCCTGGGCGCGGCCGATGCCGTCAATGGCGGCGCGGGCGATCAGGTCGCAATAGAGGTTGATCGCGCGGCCGGCGTCGTCATTGCCGGGAACCGGGAAGGCGATGCCGTCCGGGTCGCAATTGGTGTCGAGGATGGCCGCGACCGGAATGCCAAGGCGGCGCGCTTCGGCGACGGCCAGGTCTTCCTTGTTGGTGTCGATCACGAAGAGGAGGTCGGGAATGCCGCCCATGTCGCGGATACCGCCGAGGGCGCGATCCAGCTTTTCCTTCTCGCGCTGGAGCGTCAGGCGCTCCTTCTTGGTGTAGCCGACGCCCTCACCCGCGTTGAGCAGCTCTTCGAGCTTCTTCAGGCGCGCGATCGAGTGCGAAATGGTCTTCCAGTTGGTCAGCATGCCGCCGAGCCAGCGGGAGTTCACATAATACTGGGCCGAGCGCTTGGCCGCATCCGCAACGGCATCAGCCGCCTGACGCTTGGTGCCGACGAACAGCACGCGACCGCCACGGGCGACCGTGTCCGACACGGCCTGAAGCGCGCGATGCAGCGCCGGCACGGTCTGGGCCAGGTCGATGATGTGGATGTTGTTGCGGGTGCCGAAAATGAAGGGGGCCATCTTCGGGTTCCAGCGGTGCGACTGGTGACCGAAGTGCACGCCAGCCTCAAGGAGCTGGCGCATGGTGAAATCAGGAATCGCCATCGTCTTTTCTCGTCCGGTTGAGCCTCCGCGGGCGTGGCCGCGCCGAACCATTCGGCGACGGCACCGGAGCGTCCGGTTCAACCTCTTCCTGCAGAAATAGGAAAGGGAGCCCGGTCGCGATGCCCGCGTGCGGAATGGCGCGGCCTATACGCCAAAGCGCCCTACGGCGCAAGCGCCGCCCGGTCAGCACTCCCTGGCGAGGCTCACGCGGCCTCGACGTCGACCACGCCGGGCACCGCCTTCAGCGCGCCGGCGATCTGCGGCGAGAGGTTGAAACGGCCGGGCAGCTTCACCTCGACCTCCGTGGCGCCCCGCTCGCCCAGCAGCAGCACCAGCGCCACCTCGCCATCGCCCCGCCCATTGCCCGCCAGCGTGTTGAGGCGGGAAGCGACGCTCTCCAGCGGCTCGGGCGAGCGCAGGAAGATTCGCATGCTCTTCTGCATCCGCGCCGTTGCCGCGTCGAGCGGCTCGGCATTCTGGATGCGCGCACGGACATCCTCGCCCTGAAGCTC
Above is a window of Ancylobacter sp. WKF20 DNA encoding:
- a CDS encoding 30S ribosomal protein S2, which gives rise to MAIPDFTMRQLLEAGVHFGHQSHRWNPKMAPFIFGTRNNIHIIDLAQTVPALHRALQAVSDTVARGGRVLFVGTKRQAADAVADAAKRSAQYYVNSRWLGGMLTNWKTISHSIARLKKLEELLNAGEGVGYTKKERLTLQREKEKLDRALGGIRDMGGIPDLLFVIDTNKEDLAVAEARRLGIPVAAILDTNCDPDGIAFPVPGNDDAGRAINLYCDLIARAAIDGIGRAQGDFGIDLGASEAPLVEDLPAETLWTSLEPLSGPRGIADDLKKLTGVSPVIEKKLTDLGIFHFAQIAGLNADDAHRLGEEVGLPGRVDGWVAQAKELTAEVE
- the tsf gene encoding translation elongation factor Ts translates to MANITAGMVKELRDKTGAGMMDCKAALNEVEGDIEAAIDWLRKKGLAKAAKKAGRVAAEGLIGLAIEGTKGVLVEVNSETDFVARNEQFQQLVVNIAKVALTAGADVETIKASDYPAGGKVEEAISTAIATIGENMTLRRAASLEVAQGVVSSYVHGSVGEGLGKIGVLVALESTGDKDVLAGLGRQIAMHVAAANPQALDAAGIDADVVAREKGVLAEKAKASGKPDNVVEKIVESGLKTFYKEVTLVEQAFIHDPSKTVAQAVKETEGKAGAPIKLVAFVRFGLGEGVEKQESDFAAEVAAAAGA
- the pyrH gene encoding UMP kinase translates to MSAPAETNELAYTRVLVKVSGEALMGSEAFGLHWPTIESIAADLVEARSTGAQIAVVVGGGNILRGASVAGQGLDRATADHMGMLATVMNALALEKAVEAAGCPARTLSAIPMPTICEPYARQTASRHLDRGRVVLLAGGTGNPYFTTDTGAVLRAAELECDAVMKATNVDGVYTADPKRDPSATRYDRLTHDEALAKDLKVMDAAAFALAREAKLPIIVFSIREPGAIAAALRGEGRSTTVAP
- the frr gene encoding ribosome recycling factor, whose amino-acid sequence is MSTDPTDIADLKRRMQGAIGVLKTELGGLRTGRASASLLEPIQVDAYGSHMPLNQVASVNVPEPRMLSVQVWDRGMVAAVEKAIRDSNLGLNPQTEGQVLRVRIPELTQERRQELVKVAHKYAEAARVSVRHVRRDGLDGLKKAEKDGDMSSDDLDRLADQVQKATDQSIAEIDQVVAAKEKEILAI